The Virgibacillus phasianinus genome includes a window with the following:
- the sspI gene encoding small acid-soluble spore protein SspI has product MDLNLRKAILSNIATNDQHQLEETIVDAIQNGEEKMLPGLGVLFELIWKQSDEGEKKDMIDALEQGVKSTTAG; this is encoded by the coding sequence ATGGATTTGAATCTTCGTAAAGCAATTCTGTCAAATATAGCGACAAATGACCAACATCAGCTGGAGGAAACCATAGTTGATGCAATTCAAAACGGTGAGGAAAAAATGCTGCCAGGTTTAGGAGTTCTATTTGAATTAATTTGGAAGCAATCGGATGAAGGGGAAAAGAAAGATATGATCGATGCCCTAGAACAAGGTGTAAAAAGTACAACCGCTGGCTAA
- a CDS encoding TrmH family RNA methyltransferase, with the protein MLTSVKNAQVKNWAKLKMKKFRMKTGMFLVEGEHLVTEVHHSNWEIEQIIVQNGMDAPEFAFDYSITIVAENVFQHITDTRTPQGIAAIVKMKEQEWVDPHTVLLIDSVQDPGNLGTMIRTADAVGFDAVIVGGKSVDLYNEKTVRSTQGSLFHIPVFQEKLSVKIPPLKEKGFAVWATTLDQAMSYKDVPVTSKVALLVGNEGNGVDGSLLDLADYNVKIPIHGQAESLNVSVAAGILMYHIKG; encoded by the coding sequence ATGTTAACATCAGTAAAAAATGCACAGGTTAAAAATTGGGCTAAACTAAAAATGAAAAAGTTCCGAATGAAAACAGGGATGTTTCTAGTTGAAGGAGAGCACTTAGTAACAGAGGTGCATCATAGCAATTGGGAAATCGAACAAATTATTGTACAAAATGGAATGGATGCACCGGAATTTGCTTTTGATTATTCCATTACAATTGTAGCGGAAAATGTTTTTCAGCATATAACGGATACCAGAACACCACAAGGAATTGCGGCGATTGTGAAAATGAAAGAGCAGGAATGGGTTGATCCGCATACAGTTCTGTTAATTGACTCTGTACAGGATCCAGGCAACCTAGGAACAATGATACGGACAGCAGACGCAGTTGGATTTGACGCTGTCATTGTTGGCGGGAAATCGGTTGATCTCTATAATGAAAAAACAGTACGGTCGACACAGGGGTCATTGTTTCATATTCCGGTCTTTCAGGAAAAATTATCTGTGAAAATACCTCCGCTAAAAGAGAAGGGCTTTGCTGTATGGGCAACTACTCTTGATCAGGCAATGTCATATAAAGATGTCCCGGTAACAAGTAAAGTAGCATTACTGGTAGGGAATGAAGGTAATGGAGTCGATGGATCATTGCTTGATTTGGCAGATTACAATGTGAAGATACCTATCCATGGTCAAGCGGAATCCTTAAATGTAAGTGTTGCAGCCGGCATTTTAATGTATCATATTAAGGGATAG
- the pheS gene encoding phenylalanine--tRNA ligase subunit alpha — translation MKEELETLQQEALGKIKDVKQLKELQGIRVAYLGKKGSLTGVLRGMGKLSKEERPVIGEIANRVRETITAALDEKGDVLNEQALEEQLASETIDVTLPGRPVHVGGSHLLTTIVEDIEDLFIGMGYEVREGPEVETDYFNFEALNLPKDHPARDMQDSFYLTNELLLRTHTSPVQARTMQGLEGSKPVKMICPGKVYRRDTDDATHSHQFTQIEGLYVDKNVRMSDLKGTLDAFAKKMFGVEREIRLRPSFFPFTEPSVEMDISCKVCNGEGCSVCKGTGWIEILGAGMVHPNVLEMAGFDSTVYTGFAFGMGPERIAMLKYGIDDIRQFYTNDKRFLKQYHQA, via the coding sequence ATGAAGGAAGAATTGGAAACACTTCAGCAGGAGGCATTAGGCAAAATAAAAGATGTAAAGCAATTAAAAGAACTTCAGGGAATTCGTGTCGCCTATCTAGGTAAAAAAGGTTCCCTAACAGGGGTCCTTAGAGGTATGGGCAAACTTTCAAAGGAAGAGCGTCCTGTGATTGGTGAAATTGCTAATCGTGTGCGCGAAACAATCACTGCAGCACTGGATGAAAAGGGCGATGTCTTAAATGAACAGGCTCTTGAGGAACAACTGGCAAGCGAAACAATTGATGTCACATTACCGGGACGTCCGGTCCATGTAGGTGGTTCGCATCTGTTAACAACAATCGTTGAAGATATTGAGGACCTATTTATCGGTATGGGATATGAAGTAAGAGAAGGTCCTGAAGTAGAAACAGATTACTTTAACTTTGAAGCATTGAATCTACCGAAAGACCACCCTGCCCGTGATATGCAGGATTCATTTTATCTAACAAATGAGCTCCTGCTCCGAACGCATACATCTCCAGTTCAAGCGCGAACGATGCAAGGACTTGAGGGGAGTAAACCAGTTAAAATGATTTGTCCTGGTAAGGTATATCGCCGTGATACGGATGATGCGACTCATTCCCATCAATTCACACAGATAGAGGGACTTTATGTAGACAAAAATGTTCGAATGAGTGATTTAAAAGGTACTCTTGACGCATTTGCTAAAAAGATGTTTGGTGTGGAACGGGAAATTCGTTTACGTCCGAGTTTTTTCCCGTTTACGGAACCATCAGTTGAAATGGATATATCCTGTAAGGTATGCAACGGTGAAGGTTGTTCTGTTTGTAAAGGTACAGGATGGATAGAAATTTTAGGTGCAGGCATGGTCCATCCAAATGTATTGGAAATGGCCGGCTTTGATTCAACTGTATATACAGGATTCGCGTTTGGTATGGGACCTGAGCGAATTGCAATGTTGAAGTATGGCATTGATGACATTCGTCAGTTCTACACGAATGACAAACGATTCTTAAAACAATACCATCAAGCATAA
- the pheT gene encoding phenylalanine--tRNA ligase subunit beta, whose protein sequence is MLVSLNWLQNYIDIGDITPEDLAEKITKSGIEVEGIEYVAEKSENVVVGYVKSCEQHPNADKLNLCQVDVGDETLQIICGAPNIKQGLKVAVAKPKAVLPGNFKIKKVKLRGIESNGMICSLQELGIAEKYVPKDVADGIFVFPDDVKIGVDVTPLLNLDDAILELGLTPNRADCLSMLGVVYEVGAILDRHIHLPDEAYTTGDGNTKDYISVSIEDAKLAPYYGAFVVKNITVKPSPLWMRNYLMAAGIRPINNVVDITNYVLLEYGQPLHAFDYDRLGFKEILVRQAKDNEQIVTLDDQERSLSSDHLVITNGTKPIALAGVMGGANTEVHDETKSLLVEAAYFNPISVRRTVKDTGLRSESSTRFEKGVDPNRIKRAGMRACQLLVKYADGVVLENPVEVDHLDVEEKHVTITTDEVNKRLGTNISNDEIGSILTKLRFSYKGQNGTFHVTIPTRRGDISIFEDMLEEVARIYGYDNLPFTLPTGYGQGGKLSDRQQLKRDIKGYLQAAGLMETITYSLTNNNYISTFVSPEIEEQNVIPVKLAMPMSEDHSHLRLSSVPELLQTVAYNNARNQSDIAYYELGSVFLSQESALKEQPLEQLRLAGALSGLWHEHQWQQERKPVDFYVLKGIVEGLLDFLNIPVTFKQAKLADMHPGRCAVLSIGEQVVGYLGQVHPRIEQQMDLAETYVFDINLDIVLESYEHVPAYKQQSKYPSIGRDIAFVLRDEVRAGDVKAVIESVGQPLVKNVHIFDVYTGEHLPEGEKSIAYRLLYQDDTRTLKDDEVEESFQAIIEAIKTKFNAYVRS, encoded by the coding sequence ATGTTAGTTTCGTTAAATTGGTTACAGAACTATATTGATATTGGAGATATAACACCTGAAGACCTTGCTGAGAAGATTACTAAGTCAGGTATTGAGGTTGAAGGCATTGAATATGTTGCAGAGAAAAGTGAAAATGTTGTGGTTGGATATGTGAAATCATGTGAGCAACATCCAAATGCAGATAAATTAAATCTTTGCCAGGTTGACGTTGGTGATGAAACATTACAAATTATTTGCGGCGCGCCTAACATTAAGCAGGGATTAAAGGTTGCCGTTGCTAAACCAAAGGCCGTGCTGCCGGGAAATTTTAAAATCAAAAAAGTTAAACTTCGGGGAATCGAATCAAACGGCATGATTTGTTCCTTGCAGGAGCTGGGTATCGCAGAAAAATATGTGCCTAAGGATGTAGCGGATGGCATCTTTGTATTTCCGGATGATGTGAAGATTGGTGTAGATGTAACGCCATTGTTAAACCTCGATGACGCAATACTTGAGTTGGGCCTAACGCCAAACAGAGCAGATTGTTTAAGTATGCTCGGTGTAGTTTATGAAGTTGGTGCTATTTTGGATAGACACATCCATTTACCTGATGAAGCATATACCACAGGTGATGGAAATACAAAAGATTATATTTCCGTTTCCATTGAGGATGCGAAACTTGCCCCATATTACGGAGCGTTTGTTGTAAAGAATATTACAGTCAAGCCGTCACCATTATGGATGCGTAACTATTTAATGGCGGCAGGGATTCGCCCAATTAATAATGTTGTGGATATTACAAACTATGTGTTACTGGAATATGGCCAACCATTGCACGCTTTTGATTATGACCGGTTGGGTTTCAAAGAAATTTTGGTTAGGCAAGCGAAAGATAACGAACAGATTGTTACGTTGGATGACCAGGAACGCAGTCTTTCGTCTGACCATTTAGTAATCACAAATGGAACAAAGCCAATTGCCCTTGCAGGGGTTATGGGTGGAGCGAACACAGAGGTGCATGATGAAACGAAATCTTTATTGGTGGAAGCGGCATATTTTAACCCAATCTCCGTCAGAAGAACTGTGAAGGATACAGGACTTCGCAGTGAATCAAGTACACGTTTTGAAAAAGGCGTTGATCCAAATCGAATAAAGCGTGCGGGAATGCGTGCATGCCAATTGCTTGTGAAATATGCTGATGGAGTTGTTCTTGAAAATCCAGTGGAAGTTGATCATTTGGATGTTGAAGAAAAGCATGTCACCATTACAACTGATGAGGTAAATAAACGACTTGGTACCAATATTAGCAATGATGAAATTGGCAGCATATTGACGAAACTCCGCTTTTCATACAAGGGCCAAAATGGCACATTCCATGTAACAATACCTACACGCCGTGGGGATATCTCGATTTTTGAAGATATGCTTGAGGAAGTGGCTCGGATATATGGGTATGATAATCTGCCATTTACTTTGCCAACTGGCTATGGACAGGGTGGAAAATTATCAGACCGTCAACAGCTAAAACGTGATATCAAAGGATACTTACAAGCAGCGGGATTAATGGAAACAATCACGTATTCCTTAACAAATAATAATTATATTTCCACTTTTGTTAGTCCGGAAATAGAAGAACAAAATGTTATCCCAGTTAAGCTAGCTATGCCAATGAGTGAAGATCATAGTCATTTACGGTTGAGTTCTGTACCAGAACTGCTGCAAACAGTTGCATACAATAATGCCCGGAACCAATCCGATATTGCGTATTATGAGCTGGGTTCTGTTTTCCTTTCACAAGAATCAGCTTTGAAAGAGCAGCCGCTCGAACAACTTCGTCTGGCTGGAGCACTTTCTGGATTGTGGCATGAGCACCAATGGCAGCAGGAAAGGAAGCCCGTTGATTTTTATGTGTTGAAGGGGATAGTGGAAGGATTACTTGACTTTTTGAATATTCCTGTCACCTTTAAACAAGCTAAATTAGCCGACATGCACCCAGGCCGATGTGCGGTGTTATCCATTGGTGAGCAGGTTGTAGGTTATCTTGGTCAGGTTCATCCACGCATTGAGCAACAGATGGATTTAGCTGAAACATATGTATTTGATATTAATTTAGATATAGTTCTCGAAAGTTACGAACATGTCCCAGCGTATAAACAACAATCAAAGTATCCTTCGATTGGAAGGGACATCGCATTCGTACTCCGTGACGAGGTTCGTGCTGGTGATGTAAAAGCGGTAATTGAAAGTGTTGGTCAGCCACTGGTCAAAAATGTTCATATCTTTGATGTGTACACAGGTGAACATTTACCCGAGGGTGAAAAATCTATAGCCTATCGTCTGTTGTATCAAGATGATACACGAACATTGAAGGATGATGAGGTCGAAGAATCATTTCAGGCGATTATTGAGGCAATTAAAACAAAATTTAATGCTTATGTTAGATCATAA
- the rnhC gene encoding ribonuclease HIII — translation MSQQIHTFSKEKINKMHDYYKDSIVDVPQGAVFRAKTSNGVITAYRSGKVMFQGKAAEFESIKWVEELEIEPVKGKPNPKLNHNFTPPSTIYNVSHIGSDEAGTGDYFGPMTVACVFVKKEQLAKLKEIGVQDSKNLSDTTIKRLSKEILSLNILYSLLVLRNEKYNDLKARGWSQGKMKAMLHHHAIQNVSNKAGQDSFEGIVIDQFCEPGLYNKYIGSERQKSAPNTYFITKAESYSIAVAAASIIARTSFLKEMDLLSGTIGMTLPKGASKQVDQTIAQIIREKGHQALHACAKTHFVNTKKAEAYL, via the coding sequence TTGTCACAACAAATACATACATTTTCTAAAGAAAAAATCAACAAAATGCACGACTACTATAAAGACTCTATTGTTGATGTTCCACAAGGGGCTGTTTTTCGCGCCAAAACATCCAATGGGGTGATAACAGCCTACCGCTCTGGAAAGGTTATGTTTCAAGGTAAAGCGGCTGAATTTGAATCGATAAAATGGGTGGAAGAACTTGAAATAGAACCGGTAAAGGGTAAACCGAATCCAAAGTTGAACCATAATTTTACGCCACCCAGTACGATCTATAACGTCTCACACATTGGTTCTGATGAGGCAGGAACCGGTGATTATTTCGGACCAATGACGGTTGCCTGTGTATTCGTAAAAAAAGAACAATTAGCTAAATTGAAAGAGATAGGTGTTCAGGATTCAAAGAATCTCTCAGATACAACCATTAAGCGACTTTCAAAAGAAATATTAAGTTTAAACATTTTATATTCCCTGCTAGTTTTGCGTAACGAAAAATATAATGATTTAAAAGCGCGTGGCTGGTCACAAGGAAAGATGAAGGCTATGCTGCACCATCACGCCATTCAAAATGTCAGTAATAAGGCCGGGCAGGACTCGTTCGAAGGAATTGTTATTGATCAATTTTGCGAGCCGGGATTGTATAACAAATATATTGGGAGCGAAAGACAAAAGAGCGCACCCAATACTTATTTCATAACCAAGGCCGAGAGCTATTCGATAGCGGTTGCTGCCGCCTCCATCATTGCGAGAACCAGCTTTTTAAAAGAAATGGACCTATTATCTGGCACCATTGGAATGACTTTGCCCAAAGGGGCTTCGAAGCAGGTTGATCAGACAATAGCCCAAATCATTCGGGAAAAAGGACATCAGGCTCTACATGCGTGTGCTAAAACACATTTTGTAAATACTAAAAAAGCAGAGGCATATTTATAG
- the zapA gene encoding cell division protein ZapA: protein MTQNNKTRTTVEIHNKSYTVVGYEDAHHVRLVANLVDQKMSEIQKANNTLEPTRLAVLTAINTMNDYLKLKEDYATLLGSMKKKED, encoded by the coding sequence ATGACCCAAAATAACAAGACACGGACAACAGTTGAAATTCACAACAAATCTTACACAGTAGTAGGATATGAGGATGCGCATCATGTGCGTTTGGTGGCAAACCTTGTTGATCAAAAAATGAGTGAAATACAAAAAGCAAACAACACACTGGAACCTACCAGGTTAGCGGTGTTAACCGCCATAAATACAATGAACGACTATTTAAAGTTAAAGGAAGATTATGCAACATTGTTAGGATCAATGAAAAAGAAAGAGGATTAA
- a CDS encoding CvpA family protein, protein MVDIILLIMLIFGFFVGLKRGFILQLFHLIGFIAAFIVAALYYDQLASRLALWIPYPELPDESAWADFLQNMPLEIAFYNAIAFAIIFFAVKIVLQIIASMLDFVADLPVLHSVNKLLGAILGFIEIYLILFIILYILALTPLSTVQSYVNDSWVAMFIVEHTPLFSEKLKDLWFTHVESLFHS, encoded by the coding sequence ATGGTTGATATTATTTTATTAATTATGCTGATTTTTGGATTTTTTGTCGGATTGAAACGTGGTTTTATTTTACAGTTGTTTCATTTGATTGGTTTTATTGCAGCGTTTATCGTCGCCGCTTTATATTATGACCAGTTGGCGTCACGGTTGGCACTATGGATTCCATATCCTGAACTTCCGGATGAGAGTGCATGGGCTGACTTTTTGCAAAATATGCCGCTTGAAATTGCGTTTTATAATGCTATAGCATTTGCAATTATCTTCTTTGCGGTAAAAATTGTACTGCAAATCATTGCTTCCATGCTTGATTTTGTTGCTGATTTACCAGTACTGCATTCTGTCAATAAATTACTAGGTGCAATCCTTGGATTTATTGAGATTTATTTAATTTTATTCATTATCCTTTACATTCTGGCACTTACGCCGTTGTCAACGGTCCAATCATATGTTAATGATTCATGGGTAGCAATGTTTATTGTAGAACATACCCCATTATTTTCAGAGAAGTTAAAGGATTTATGGTTTACCCACGTGGAAAGTTTATTCCACTCATAA
- the polX gene encoding DNA polymerase/3'-5' exonuclease PolX produces the protein MDINKKDVLKLLEKVAVYLELKGENSFKVSAYRKAAMALEQDDRSLSEIDDFTKIKGIGKGTAAVITEYIEDGKSDTLAQLEREVPRGLVPLLNLPGLGGKKLAKLYQELGVTDAITLQKACQAGEVEKLAGFGKKTAEKILQALEDANSRPERLPIAMMLPVAERIEAYLSTITEIETFSRAGSLRRMRETVKDIDFIIATNKPTKVRDALLGLETIKEVIAKGDTKVSVTLEEVYDINVDFRIVEPQEFATTLHHFTGSKEHNVAMRQLAKKRHEKINEYGITLNENDETLTFENETQFFQHFGLPYIPPEIRENQGEIESYTDNISLLKLSDIRGDLHMHTTWSDGAQSLEEMVNQARKIGYDYLAITDHSKFLRVANGLNEDKLRRQRKEIERVNEKYRDIHVFAGVEMDILPDGSLDFDNDFLKEMDFVIGAIHSSFNQSEEKIMKRLEHAMENPYVTFIAHPTGRLIGRRSGYSVDMERLIQRAKETNTALEINANPNRLDISAQWARKAQEQGVKIVIDTDAHSYQMLEHMKHGVGIARKGWIEKDNVLNTWTKDKLIKFMNQKR, from the coding sequence ATGGATATAAACAAAAAAGATGTTTTGAAGCTGTTAGAAAAAGTAGCCGTATATTTAGAACTTAAAGGTGAAAATTCCTTTAAAGTTTCGGCCTACCGAAAAGCCGCTATGGCACTGGAACAAGATGACCGATCATTATCAGAGATTGACGATTTCACAAAAATAAAGGGAATTGGCAAGGGAACAGCTGCAGTCATAACTGAATACATAGAAGATGGTAAATCGGATACGTTGGCGCAACTTGAAAGAGAAGTGCCACGAGGCTTAGTTCCATTGTTAAACCTTCCTGGTCTTGGTGGCAAGAAACTGGCAAAATTGTACCAGGAGCTGGGTGTGACAGATGCGATTACATTACAAAAGGCCTGCCAGGCAGGTGAGGTCGAAAAGCTTGCGGGTTTTGGCAAAAAAACTGCTGAGAAGATACTGCAGGCATTGGAGGATGCAAATAGTCGTCCGGAACGATTGCCGATAGCCATGATGTTGCCTGTTGCGGAACGAATTGAGGCATACCTGTCAACAATTACTGAAATTGAGACATTTTCCCGTGCAGGCAGTTTAAGAAGGATGCGTGAAACAGTAAAGGATATCGATTTTATCATTGCCACGAATAAACCAACAAAAGTTCGCGATGCATTGCTTGGACTGGAAACAATAAAAGAGGTGATTGCTAAGGGTGATACGAAGGTTTCCGTTACACTGGAAGAAGTTTACGATATTAACGTTGATTTTAGAATCGTTGAACCGCAGGAATTTGCCACTACTTTGCATCATTTCACCGGATCTAAGGAACATAATGTAGCGATGCGTCAGCTGGCAAAAAAACGGCATGAAAAAATTAATGAATATGGCATCACATTAAATGAAAACGATGAAACCCTTACTTTTGAAAATGAAACACAATTTTTCCAACACTTCGGACTGCCTTATATCCCTCCTGAAATCAGGGAGAATCAAGGAGAAATCGAATCTTATACAGATAACATTTCATTGCTGAAACTATCAGATATTCGGGGGGATCTCCACATGCACACCACTTGGAGCGACGGTGCACAGTCCCTTGAAGAAATGGTGAATCAGGCAAGGAAAATTGGTTATGATTATCTTGCAATTACCGATCATTCCAAATTTTTGCGTGTTGCCAATGGCTTAAATGAAGATAAACTCAGAAGACAACGGAAAGAAATTGAGCGAGTGAATGAGAAATACAGGGATATTCATGTTTTCGCAGGTGTAGAAATGGATATTTTGCCGGATGGTAGTCTTGATTTTGACAATGATTTTCTAAAGGAAATGGATTTTGTAATTGGGGCGATTCATTCAAGCTTTAATCAATCAGAAGAGAAAATTATGAAGCGTTTAGAACATGCAATGGAAAATCCTTATGTAACTTTTATTGCGCATCCGACTGGCCGATTAATTGGCAGACGTTCAGGCTATTCTGTTGATATGGAAAGACTTATTCAACGCGCCAAAGAAACAAATACAGCACTGGAAATTAATGCAAACCCTAATCGTCTTGATATATCGGCCCAATGGGCAAGGAAAGCCCAGGAACAAGGGGTTAAAATTGTAATTGATACGGATGCACACAGTTATCAAATGCTAGAACATATGAAACATGGTGTTGGAATTGCCAGAAAAGGCTGGATTGAAAAAGATAATGTGCTAAATACATGGACAAAAGATAAGTTAATTAAATTTATGAATCAAAAAAGGTAG